The genomic DNA ACGATTGCGCGGAAGGCCTGGTACCCGGCATCGCTCAGCGGCACGCAGACCGTGGTGAGGGCCGGGGTGACGTCGCGACTCGAGGGCACGTCGTCGAAGCCGCAGACCGCGATGTCCGTGCCGACCTCACGGCCTGCTGCGCGGATGGCCGCCATCGCGCCGATCGCGACGACGTCGCTGATGCCGAACACGACGGTGCCCGCGGGGACACCGGTGGCGAGGGCCTCGGTCATCGCCGCCGCCCCGGACTCCCGACGGAAGTCACCGCGGACGGTCTGCGCGACCTCTCCGCCGCCCTCCGCGAATCCGGCCCGGAATCCCGCCAGCCGGTCGTCCGAGGTGCGCACGCCCTCCGCCGCCCCGACGAGTACCGCCGAGCGGTATCCGAGTTCTGCCATGCGACGGCCGAGCGCGGCGGCCCCGGCCCGGTTGTCGATCTCCACCCGGCGGTCGCCGTCGCCGTCCGCGCCGAACGCGACGACGCGGCCGCCGAGCCGGGTGAACTCGGCGAGCTCGCGAGCGGTCTCGGCCTGCCCCTCCTCCTGCGTCCGCGAGGCGGCGAGGATGAGGCCCTGCGGACGCTGTCCGCGCAGCGCCCGGACGATGCGCGCCTCCCGCGCCGGGTCGCGCTCGGTGATCGCCACGGTCACGACGAGCCCCTGCTCGTCGGCACCCCGGGCGACGCCCGAGGCGATGAGGCCGAAGTAGGGGTCGGCGATGTCCGCGACGAGGAGCGCGATCACCGGTGAGCGTCCGCGGGCGGTCGCCTGCGCGGAGACGTTGGCCGTGTAGCCGAGGGCTTCGGCGGCGGCCTCCACCCGCTCCCGGAAGGGCGCCGCGACCTTGCGTTCGGAACCGTTGAGCACGCGGGAGGCGGTCGCCAGGGACACTCCGGCCTCGAGTGCGACGTCGTGCAGCGTGGGTGCCGGTCCCCGGGCGTGACGGGGGCGACGCGCGGCCGGCGGCTCTGCCGGTGTGGCGGACGGGGTCATGCTCCGAGCCTACCGACGGGAACGGAACCGCTTCGAGGGGCGCTCACGGCTGCCGCCCGAGAAACCCGAGGAGGGCGGCGGCTTCCCCGGCGAGCAGCTCAGGGGCGTCGTCGGGCACGAACTCCAGCAGCGCGTCGCGCGGCGGGTGCGCGGAGGCGGCGGCGTCCGCGAAGAACCGGGTCCACAGTGCGGACCGCGAGCGGAGCGGGTGGCGCTCGGTGCGCGGCCACCAGGAGAAGACATGAGCGGCGGAGACACGGGGGACGAGCCGGCGGAACTCCTCGAGCGCCACGGGGACGGGGGCGCCGACCGTGGGCTGCCAGTAGGTCGACAGCATCGGGTGGTCGACCTCGTGCAGCAGCTCGAGGGTGGCCGGCGCGGTGTCGGCGAGCGTGCCGCCGTGGAACTCCAGGGCGAGCCCGATGCCCCGGGAGGCCGCCTCGACCGCCGCCGCGCGGAGCCGGGTCACGACGCGGGCACGCTCGGGCGCGGAGACCTCCGCCGAGCCGTGTTCACCGGCCCACACCCGTACCCGATCAGCACCCAGGGCCGCAGCACTGTCGAGGACCGCGGTGAGCGACTCCTCCGGACCGGCGCGGAAGTACGACCCGTAGGACGCGACGGCGAGCCCGGCATCCGTGGTCATCCGCGCGACCTCCGCCGCGCGGTCGACATCCCCCGGCGGCACATGCACGTCTCCGCCCCACTCGATCACGTCGAGACCCGCGGCGGCCGCGAGCGCGACGATCCTCTCCGGTG from Microbacterium paraoxydans includes the following:
- a CDS encoding sugar phosphate isomerase/epimerase family protein, with the protein product MTGIRAGLCSVTFRALPPERIVALAAAAGLDVIEWGGDVHVPPGDVDRAAEVARMTTDAGLAVASYGSYFRAGPEESLTAVLDSAAALGADRVRVWAGEHGSAEVSAPERARVVTRLRAAAVEAASRGIGLALEFHGGTLADTAPATLELLHEVDHPMLSTYWQPTVGAPVPVALEEFRRLVPRVSAAHVFSWWPRTERHPLRSRSALWTRFFADAAASAHPPRDALLEFVPDDAPELLAGEAAALLGFLGRQP
- a CDS encoding LacI family DNA-binding transcriptional regulator → MTPSATPAEPPAARRPRHARGPAPTLHDVALEAGVSLATASRVLNGSERKVAAPFRERVEAAAEALGYTANVSAQATARGRSPVIALLVADIADPYFGLIASGVARGADEQGLVVTVAITERDPAREARIVRALRGQRPQGLILAASRTQEEGQAETARELAEFTRLGGRVVAFGADGDGDRRVEIDNRAGAAALGRRMAELGYRSAVLVGAAEGVRTSDDRLAGFRAGFAEGGGEVAQTVRGDFRRESGAAAMTEALATGVPAGTVVFGISDVVAIGAMAAIRAAGREVGTDIAVCGFDDVPSSRDVTPALTTVCVPLSDAGYQAFRAIVDEDWQQPTLPLEVVVRASTPGLRA